A window of Pseudomonas monteilii contains these coding sequences:
- a CDS encoding macrolide ABC transporter ATP-binding protein, with product MSVPLIELRDIRKRYGGVDTPTVEVVRGISLSIHPGEFVAIVGASGSGKSTMMNILGCLDRPTSGQYLFAGRDVAELDSDELAWLRREAFGFVFQGYHLIASGSAQENVEMPAIYAGTAPAQRHARARALLERPGLGTRTGNRPHQLSGGQQQRVSIARALMNGGHIILADEPTGALDSHSGAEVMALLDELAAQGHVVILITHDRDVAARAQRVIEIRDGLVVSDSANEQAPTRPAVQSLDATALRQRLDEGATARGAWRGELVESLQAAWRIMWINRFRTALTLLGIVIGVASVVVMLAVGEGSKRQVVAQMAAFGSNILYLGGDAATPHSKVGIVSLDDVAAIAQLPEVQRIMPVNGKDLTVRYGNAAEQFYVGGNNTAFTHIFNWPVVEGSYFTEADERNASAVAVIGHKVRTKLMAGVAHPIGQYILIGNVPFQVIGVLQEKGSSSGDTDSDGRIAVPYSAASIRLFGSRDPEYIAIAAADSARVKETEHAIDRLMLRLHHGTRDYSLTNAAAMIQAEARTQNTLSLMLGAIAAISLLVGGIGVMNIMLMTVRERTREIGIRMATGARQRDILRQFLTEAVLLSMVGGVTGLVLALATGALLTLFDIAVAFSAGALCGAFACAVATGVLFGFMPARKAASLDPVTALTSE from the coding sequence ATGAGCGTGCCGCTGATCGAGTTGCGTGACATCCGCAAGCGCTACGGGGGTGTCGACACGCCCACGGTCGAGGTGGTGCGTGGCATCAGCCTGAGCATCCACCCTGGCGAGTTCGTCGCCATCGTCGGCGCGTCGGGCTCGGGCAAGTCGACGATGATGAACATCCTCGGCTGCCTGGATCGCCCCACCAGCGGCCAGTACCTGTTCGCCGGCCGCGACGTCGCCGAGCTGGACAGTGATGAGCTGGCCTGGCTGCGCCGCGAGGCGTTCGGCTTCGTGTTCCAGGGCTATCACCTGATCGCCTCCGGCTCGGCTCAGGAAAACGTCGAGATGCCGGCGATCTACGCCGGCACCGCACCGGCGCAGCGCCATGCAAGAGCCCGCGCCCTGCTCGAGCGCCCGGGCCTGGGCACGCGCACCGGTAATCGCCCGCACCAGCTCTCCGGGGGCCAGCAACAGCGCGTGTCGATCGCCCGGGCCTTGATGAACGGCGGCCACATCATCCTCGCCGACGAACCCACCGGTGCGCTGGACAGCCACAGCGGCGCCGAGGTAATGGCCCTGCTCGACGAACTGGCGGCCCAGGGCCACGTGGTGATCCTGATCACCCATGACCGCGACGTCGCGGCCCGCGCCCAGCGGGTGATCGAGATCCGCGATGGCCTGGTGGTCAGCGATTCGGCCAACGAGCAGGCGCCCACGCGCCCTGCCGTGCAGAGCCTGGACGCCACGGCACTGCGCCAGCGCCTGGACGAGGGCGCCACCGCCCGCGGTGCCTGGCGCGGCGAGCTGGTCGAGTCCTTGCAGGCCGCCTGGCGGATCATGTGGATCAACCGGTTCCGCACCGCCCTCACCTTGCTCGGCATCGTCATCGGCGTCGCCTCGGTGGTGGTGATGCTGGCAGTGGGCGAAGGCAGCAAGCGCCAGGTGGTGGCGCAGATGGCGGCATTCGGCTCGAACATCCTGTACCTGGGCGGCGATGCCGCCACGCCCCACTCCAAGGTCGGCATCGTGAGCCTGGACGATGTCGCCGCCATCGCCCAGCTCCCCGAAGTGCAGCGGATCATGCCGGTCAACGGCAAGGACCTGACCGTGCGCTACGGCAATGCCGCCGAGCAGTTTTACGTCGGCGGGAACAACACGGCGTTCACCCACATCTTCAACTGGCCGGTGGTCGAAGGCAGCTACTTCACCGAGGCCGACGAGCGCAACGCCTCGGCGGTGGCGGTGATCGGGCACAAGGTGCGCACCAAGCTGATGGCCGGCGTCGCCCACCCGATCGGCCAGTACATCCTGATCGGCAACGTGCCGTTCCAGGTGATCGGCGTACTCCAGGAGAAAGGCTCCAGTTCCGGCGACACCGACAGCGACGGGCGCATCGCAGTGCCCTACTCCGCCGCGTCCATCCGCCTGTTCGGCAGCCGTGACCCCGAGTACATCGCCATCGCGGCCGCTGACTCGGCCCGCGTGAAGGAAACCGAGCACGCCATCGACCGGCTGATGCTGCGCTTGCACCATGGCACGCGCGACTACTCGCTGACCAACGCGGCGGCCATGATCCAGGCCGAGGCGCGCACCCAGAACACCCTGTCGCTGATGCTCGGCGCCATCGCGGCCATCTCGCTGCTGGTCGGCGGTATCGGGGTGATGAACATCATGCTCATGACCGTGCGCGAGCGGACCCGGGAAATCGGCATCCGCATGGCCACCGGCGCGCGGCAGCGCGACATCCTGCGCCAGTTCCTGACCGAGGCGGTGCTGCTGTCGATGGTCGGCGGCGTCACCGGGCTGGTGCTGGCCCTGGCGACCGGCGCATTGCTGACGCTGTTCGACATCGCCGTCGCCTTTTCGGCCGGTGCCCTGTGCGGCGCCTTCGCCTGCGCGGTGGCCACCGGCGTTCTCTTCGGCTTCATGCCGGCGCGCAAGGCGGCCAGCCTTGACCCGGTCACCGCCCTGACCAGTGAATAA
- a CDS encoding MFS transporter — protein MAAFDHTRQLGRADHRTLGLAALGGALEIYDFIIFVFFALTLSQLFFPPQMPEWLRLLQSFGIFVTGYLARPLGGLVMAHFADHLGRKRVFGLSILMMALPCLLIGVMPTYADIGYAAPLILLALRILQGAAVGGEVPSAWAFVAEHTPPGRRGYALGFLQAGLTFGYLLGALTATALAHVYSPQEILDHAWRYPFLLGGVFGLVGVWLRRWLSETPVFLALRERRERPVAFPLRQVLTEHRHALIPAALLTCVLTSAVVVLVVITPTVMQQRFGLDAGRTFALSALGIVFLNLGCVIAGLLVDRFGAWRALMGYSLLLPLGIGTLYASLVGGGGWTGVAYALAGLSCGVVGVVPSIMVGLFPAPVRVSGISFTYNLAYAVWASTTPLALIALMPWSPWVCVGFCAIMGLVGALTAWRFARHTSPTTPLAQDAAYAKD, from the coding sequence ATGGCTGCTTTCGACCACACGCGCCAGCTCGGGCGCGCCGACCACCGGACCCTGGGCCTGGCGGCACTGGGCGGAGCGCTGGAGATCTACGATTTCATCATCTTCGTGTTCTTCGCGCTGACCCTGAGCCAGTTGTTCTTTCCGCCGCAGATGCCCGAATGGCTGCGCCTGCTGCAAAGCTTCGGCATCTTCGTCACCGGCTACCTGGCACGCCCCCTGGGCGGACTGGTGATGGCGCATTTCGCCGATCACCTGGGGCGCAAGCGGGTGTTCGGCCTGAGCATCCTGATGATGGCCTTGCCGTGCCTGCTGATCGGGGTGATGCCGACCTACGCCGACATCGGCTATGCCGCCCCGTTGATCCTGCTGGCCCTGCGCATCCTGCAGGGCGCAGCGGTCGGGGGCGAGGTGCCGAGCGCCTGGGCCTTCGTCGCCGAGCACACGCCCCCGGGGCGGCGCGGCTATGCCCTGGGCTTCCTGCAGGCCGGGCTGACCTTCGGCTACCTGCTCGGCGCACTGACCGCGACCGCCCTGGCGCATGTCTACAGCCCGCAGGAAATCCTCGACCATGCCTGGCGCTATCCTTTCCTGCTGGGCGGTGTCTTCGGCCTGGTCGGGGTGTGGCTGCGCCGGTGGCTCAGCGAGACGCCGGTGTTCCTGGCCCTGCGCGAGCGGCGTGAGCGTCCTGTGGCGTTTCCCCTGCGCCAGGTGCTGACCGAACACCGTCACGCGCTGATCCCGGCAGCGCTGCTGACCTGTGTGCTGACCTCGGCGGTGGTGGTGCTGGTGGTGATCACACCGACCGTGATGCAGCAGCGCTTTGGCCTGGACGCGGGCCGGACGTTCGCCTTGAGCGCCCTGGGGATCGTGTTTCTGAACCTGGGGTGTGTGATCGCCGGGCTGTTGGTCGACCGCTTCGGTGCGTGGCGTGCCTTGATGGGCTACAGCCTGCTCCTGCCGCTGGGCATCGGGACCTTGTACGCCAGCCTGGTCGGGGGCGGGGGCTGGACCGGCGTGGCCTATGCGCTGGCCGGGTTGTCGTGCGGCGTGGTCGGCGTGGTGCCGTCGATCATGGTGGGGTTGTTCCCGGCGCCCGTGCGGGTGTCGGGTATCTCCTTCACCTACAACCTGGCCTATGCGGTGTGGGCCAGCACGACGCCCTTGGCGCTGATCGCGCTGATGCCGTGGAGCCCCTGGGTCTGCGTGGGGTTCTGCGCGATCATGGGGCTGGTGGGTGCCTTGACGGCCTGGCGCTTCGCACGGCACACGTCGCCGACGACGCCGTTGGCCCAGGATGCGGCGTACGCCAAGGACTAG
- a CDS encoding electron transfer flavoprotein-ubiquinone oxidoreductase, with protein sequence MEREYMEFDVVIVGAGPAGLSAACRLKQRAAETGAEISVCVVEKGSEVGAHILSGAVFESRALDELFPDWKAMGAPLNTEVKRDDIYVLKDAAGSVKVPDLFVPRTMHNQGNYIISLGNLCRWLAQQAENLGVEVYPGFAAQEALIDEAGIVRGIVTGDLGVDREGQPKDGLYTPGMELRAKYTLFAEGCRGHIGKQLIRRFGLDSEADPQHYGIGLKEIWEVDPARHEQGLVVHTAGWPLDVVNADNTGGSFLYHLENNQVVVGLIVDLAYSNPYLSPFDEFQRLKHHPVISQYLEGGKRISYGARAICKGGLNSLPKMVFDGGALIGCDLGTLNFAKIKGSHTAMKSGMLAADAVVEALAAGREGGDRLEGYTQDFKASWVYEELHASRNFGPAMHQFGPLFGAAFNYIDQNWFKGKLPFTLRNKKPDYACLKLAADSKKIDYPKPDGKLSFDKLSSVFLSSTNHEEEQPCHLKLIDPNVPIASNLPLYDEPAQRYCPAGVYEVVSQEDGSKRFQINAQNCVHCKTCDIKDPAQNIVWVTPEGAGGPNYPNM encoded by the coding sequence GTGGAACGCGAATACATGGAATTCGACGTGGTCATCGTCGGCGCAGGCCCTGCCGGGCTGTCGGCGGCCTGCCGCCTGAAGCAGAGAGCCGCCGAGACGGGCGCCGAGATCAGCGTCTGCGTGGTCGAGAAAGGCTCCGAGGTCGGCGCCCACATTCTCTCCGGCGCCGTGTTCGAATCCCGCGCCCTCGACGAGCTGTTCCCTGACTGGAAGGCCATGGGCGCGCCGTTGAACACCGAGGTCAAGCGCGACGACATCTATGTGCTCAAGGACGCGGCCGGTTCGGTCAAGGTGCCGGACCTGTTCGTGCCCCGCACCATGCACAACCAGGGCAACTACATCATCTCCCTGGGCAACCTGTGCCGCTGGCTGGCCCAGCAGGCCGAGAACCTCGGCGTGGAGGTCTACCCCGGCTTTGCCGCCCAGGAAGCGCTGATCGACGAGGCCGGCATCGTTCGCGGCATCGTCACCGGCGACCTGGGCGTGGACCGCGAAGGTCAGCCCAAGGACGGCCTCTACACCCCCGGCATGGAACTGCGCGCCAAGTACACGCTGTTCGCCGAAGGCTGCCGTGGCCACATCGGCAAGCAGCTGATCCGCCGCTTCGGCCTCGACAGCGAGGCCGACCCGCAGCACTACGGCATCGGCCTGAAGGAAATCTGGGAAGTCGACCCGGCACGCCATGAGCAGGGCCTGGTGGTGCACACGGCCGGCTGGCCGCTGGACGTGGTCAATGCCGACAACACCGGCGGCTCGTTCCTCTATCACCTGGAGAACAACCAGGTGGTGGTCGGTCTGATCGTCGATCTGGCCTACAGCAACCCGTACCTGTCGCCGTTCGATGAGTTCCAGCGCCTCAAGCACCACCCGGTGATCAGCCAGTACCTCGAAGGTGGCAAGCGCATCAGCTACGGCGCGCGAGCCATCTGCAAGGGCGGCCTGAACTCGTTGCCGAAGATGGTCTTCGACGGCGGCGCGCTGATCGGCTGCGACCTGGGCACGCTGAACTTCGCCAAGATCAAGGGCAGCCACACGGCCATGAAGTCCGGCATGCTCGCCGCCGACGCCGTGGTCGAGGCCCTGGCCGCCGGCCGCGAGGGCGGTGACCGACTGGAGGGCTACACCCAGGACTTCAAGGCCAGCTGGGTCTACGAAGAACTGCACGCCAGCCGCAACTTCGGCCCGGCCATGCACCAGTTCGGTCCGCTGTTCGGCGCGGCCTTCAACTACATCGACCAGAACTGGTTCAAGGGCAAGCTGCCGTTCACCCTGCGCAACAAGAAGCCGGACTACGCCTGCCTCAAGCTGGCGGCCGATTCCAAGAAGATCGACTACCCCAAGCCCGACGGCAAGCTCAGTTTCGACAAGCTGAGCTCGGTGTTCCTCTCCAGCACCAACCATGAAGAAGAGCAGCCGTGCCACCTGAAGCTGATCGACCCGAATGTTCCGATCGCCAGCAACCTGCCGTTGTACGACGAGCCGGCCCAGCGCTACTGCCCTGCCGGTGTCTATGAAGTGGTCAGCCAGGAAGATGGCAGCAAGCGCTTCCAGATCAACGCGCAGAACTGCGTGCACTGCAAGACCTGCGACATCAAGGACCCGGCGCAGAACATCGTCTGGGTGACCCCGGAAGGCGCGGGTGGCCCGAACTACCCCAACATGTGA
- a CDS encoding efflux transporter periplasmic adaptor subunit — protein MSRPPRTRRLLSVTLGLLVIGALTAWKLLPDPTASLATVAVSRGDIESSVTALGTLQPRRYVDVGAQASGQIRTLHVEVGDRVEQGQLLVEIDPSTQRARLDAARYSIENLKAQLDEQRAQQRLAKTQYQRQQHLAKGGATRDEDVQTALAQLETTQARIAMYQAQIRQAQASLRSDEAELGYTRIYAPMSGTVVAVDAREGQTLNAQQQTPLILRIARLSPMTVWAEVSEADIGKVRPGMQAYFTTLAGGKRRWSTTVRQILPIPPKPLDQSSQGGGAPNASGDSSGKVVLYTVLLDIDNADDALMAEMTAQVFFVAGQADGVLTAPVAALEEDAAAEDRRIARVLTAKGKVERREVRVGLSDRLRVQVLDGLADGDRLVIGGATDGG, from the coding sequence ATGAGTCGTCCCCCGCGTACACGTCGGCTGTTGAGCGTCACCCTTGGCCTGCTGGTCATCGGCGCACTGACCGCCTGGAAGCTGCTGCCCGATCCCACCGCCTCGCTCGCCACCGTCGCGGTCAGCCGCGGCGACATCGAAAGCAGCGTCACCGCGCTCGGCACCCTGCAGCCGCGTCGTTACGTGGACGTCGGCGCCCAGGCCAGCGGCCAGATCCGCACGCTGCACGTCGAGGTCGGCGATCGTGTCGAGCAGGGTCAACTGCTGGTCGAGATCGACCCTTCCACCCAGCGCGCCCGCCTGGACGCCGCCCGCTATTCGATCGAGAACCTCAAGGCCCAGCTGGACGAACAGCGGGCCCAGCAACGCCTGGCCAAGACCCAGTACCAGCGCCAGCAGCACCTGGCCAAGGGCGGCGCCACGCGGGACGAGGACGTGCAGACCGCCCTGGCCCAGCTCGAGACGACCCAGGCACGCATCGCCATGTACCAGGCGCAGATCCGCCAGGCCCAGGCCAGCCTGCGCAGCGACGAGGCCGAGCTGGGCTACACGCGCATCTACGCGCCGATGTCCGGCACCGTGGTCGCCGTGGACGCACGCGAAGGCCAGACCCTCAACGCCCAGCAACAGACGCCGCTGATCCTGCGCATCGCGCGGCTGTCACCGATGACGGTGTGGGCCGAAGTGTCCGAGGCCGACATCGGCAAGGTGCGCCCGGGCATGCAGGCCTACTTCACCACCCTGGCCGGCGGCAAGCGCCGCTGGAGCACCACCGTGCGGCAGATCCTGCCGATCCCGCCCAAGCCGCTGGACCAGTCCAGCCAGGGCGGCGGCGCGCCCAACGCCTCCGGCGACAGCAGTGGCAAGGTGGTGCTGTACACCGTGCTGCTGGACATCGACAACGCCGACGACGCGCTGATGGCCGAGATGACCGCGCAGGTATTCTTCGTCGCCGGCCAGGCGGACGGCGTGCTGACCGCCCCGGTGGCTGCGCTCGAAGAGGACGCTGCGGCCGAAGACCGGCGCATCGCCCGGGTGCTCACGGCCAAGGGCAAGGTCGAACGCCGCGAGGTGCGTGTCGGCTTGAGCGATCGCCTGCGCGTGCAGGTGCTCGACGGCCTGGCCGACGGCGACCGCCTGGTGATCGGTGGCGCGACCGATGGAGGCTGA
- a CDS encoding electron transporter RnfB, which yields MKVLVAVKRVVDYNVKVRVKADHSGVDLANVKMSMNPFCEIAVEEAVRLKEKGVATEIIAVSVGPTAAQEQLRTALALGADRAILVEAADELGSLAVAKLLKAVVDKEQPQLVILGKQAIDSDNNQTGQMLAALTGFAQGTFASKVEQAGDTLNVTREIDGGLQTVALKLPAVVTTDLRLNEPRYASLPNIMKAKKKPLETVTPDALGVSIASTTQTLKVEAPAARGAGIMVKSVEELVEKLKNEAKVI from the coding sequence ATGAAGGTTCTTGTAGCTGTCAAACGAGTGGTCGACTACAACGTCAAGGTTCGCGTCAAGGCGGATCACTCCGGCGTCGACCTCGCCAACGTCAAGATGTCCATGAACCCCTTCTGCGAGATCGCCGTGGAAGAAGCCGTACGCCTCAAGGAAAAGGGCGTCGCCACCGAGATCATCGCCGTCAGCGTCGGCCCGACCGCTGCCCAGGAGCAACTGCGCACCGCGCTGGCGCTGGGCGCCGACCGCGCCATCCTGGTCGAGGCCGCCGACGAACTCGGCTCGCTGGCCGTGGCCAAGCTGCTCAAGGCCGTGGTCGACAAGGAGCAACCGCAACTGGTCATCCTCGGCAAGCAGGCCATCGACAGCGACAATAACCAGACCGGCCAGATGCTCGCCGCGCTGACCGGCTTCGCCCAGGGCACCTTCGCCTCCAAGGTCGAACAGGCGGGCGACACCCTGAACGTCACCCGCGAGATCGACGGTGGCCTGCAGACCGTCGCGCTGAAGCTTCCGGCCGTCGTCACCACCGACCTTCGCCTGAACGAGCCGCGCTACGCGTCGTTGCCGAACATCATGAAGGCCAAGAAGAAGCCGCTGGAAACCGTCACCCCGGATGCGCTCGGCGTGTCCATCGCCTCGACCACCCAGACCCTCAAGGTCGAAGCCCCGGCCGCTCGTGGCGCCGGCATCATGGTCAAGTCGGTGGAAGAGCTGGTCGAGAAACTGAAGAACGAGGCGAAGGTAATCTGA
- a CDS encoding electron transfer flavoprotein subunit beta → MTVLIIAEHENGALAPSTLNTVAAAAKIGGEAHVLVAGQNVGAVAEAAAKIAGVAKVLVADNAAYGHALPENVAPLVKELAASYSHVLAPATTNGKNILPRVAALLDVDQISEIISVESADTFKRPIYAGNAIATVQSSAAVKVITVRATGFDAVAAEGGSAAIEAVGAAHDAGLSSFVGEELAKSDRPELTAAKVVISGGRGMGNGDNFSHLYSLADKLGAAVGASRAAVDAGFVPNDMQVGQTGKIVAPQLYIAVGISGAIQHLAGMKDSKVIVAINKDEEAPIFQVADYGLVADLFEAVPALEKLV, encoded by the coding sequence ATGACAGTCCTGATCATCGCTGAACACGAAAACGGCGCGCTCGCGCCGTCCACGCTCAACACCGTGGCTGCTGCTGCCAAGATCGGGGGCGAGGCACACGTGCTGGTCGCCGGCCAGAACGTCGGCGCCGTGGCCGAGGCCGCTGCCAAGATCGCCGGTGTCGCCAAGGTGCTGGTCGCCGACAACGCTGCCTATGGCCATGCCCTGCCGGAAAACGTCGCGCCGCTGGTCAAGGAGCTGGCCGCCAGCTACAGCCACGTGCTCGCGCCTGCCACCACCAATGGCAAGAACATCCTTCCGCGCGTCGCCGCGCTGCTGGACGTCGACCAGATCTCCGAGATCATCTCGGTCGAGTCCGCCGATACCTTCAAGCGTCCGATCTACGCCGGCAACGCCATCGCCACCGTGCAGTCCAGCGCTGCGGTGAAGGTCATCACCGTGCGTGCCACCGGCTTCGATGCCGTGGCCGCCGAGGGCGGTTCGGCCGCCATCGAAGCCGTTGGCGCTGCGCATGACGCCGGGCTTTCGTCCTTCGTCGGCGAAGAACTGGCCAAGTCCGACCGTCCCGAGCTGACCGCTGCCAAGGTGGTGATCTCCGGTGGCCGCGGTATGGGCAACGGCGACAACTTCAGCCACCTGTACAGCCTGGCCGACAAGCTCGGCGCCGCCGTCGGTGCATCGCGCGCCGCGGTCGATGCCGGTTTCGTGCCCAACGACATGCAGGTTGGTCAGACCGGCAAGATCGTCGCGCCGCAGCTGTACATCGCCGTCGGCATTTCCGGCGCGATCCAGCACCTGGCAGGCATGAAGGACTCCAAGGTGATCGTCGCGATCAACAAGGACGAAGAGGCGCCGATCTTCCAGGTCGCCGACTACGGCCTGGTCGCTGACCTGTTCGAAGCGGTACCGGCGCTGGAAAAGCTGGTCTGA